One bacterium DNA segment encodes these proteins:
- a CDS encoding pantoate--beta-alanine ligase, which produces MKIIHSPKQMQTAMLRLKKQGKRIAFVPTMGALHRGHIELVKRAKKHGEIVVVSIFVNPTQFGPNEDYSKYPRTWKEDCRACKAEGVNFIFNPGKDDMYPAGFDTYVVPDKIATVLEGAARPGHFQGVATVVLKLFNAVQADVALFGKKDLQQTVVIRQMVRDLNIPTKIVIVPTIRDRDQLALSSRNVYLNQLSRSQALTIPQSLGVARKMIESGERSAAKIRNYIKSRLVKEAKATVDYVSVADEDTLVELTKITGRVAISLACRIGGVRLIDNITLKVK; this is translated from the coding sequence ATGAAGATCATTCATTCACCGAAGCAGATGCAAACGGCAATGTTACGGCTCAAGAAGCAGGGGAAGAGGATTGCTTTTGTGCCGACGATGGGGGCGTTGCATCGGGGGCATATTGAGCTTGTCAAGCGGGCGAAAAAGCACGGCGAGATCGTGGTTGTGTCGATATTTGTCAATCCGACTCAATTTGGGCCAAATGAGGACTACTCGAAGTATCCTCGGACTTGGAAGGAAGATTGCCGGGCGTGCAAGGCCGAAGGGGTGAATTTCATTTTCAATCCGGGCAAGGATGACATGTATCCGGCTGGATTTGATACCTATGTTGTGCCGGATAAGATAGCTACGGTGCTTGAAGGCGCGGCACGGCCGGGCCATTTTCAGGGTGTCGCGACGGTAGTTTTGAAGCTTTTCAACGCCGTCCAAGCAGACGTTGCGTTGTTTGGTAAGAAGGACTTACAGCAGACGGTGGTGATTCGACAGATGGTGCGGGATCTGAATATCCCAACCAAGATTGTCATCGTTCCGACAATTCGTGACCGAGACCAACTTGCTTTATCTTCGCGAAATGTGTATCTTAATCAGCTAAGTCGTTCCCAGGCGCTGACAATTCCCCAATCGTTGGGAGTAGCGCGGAAGATGATCGAGAGCGGAGAGCGATCTGCCGCGAAGATCAGGAACTATATAAAGAGCCGTCTTGTTAAAGAGGCGAAGGCGACAGTGGACTATGTTTCGGTCGCCGATGAAGACACGCTGGTAGAATTGACGAAGATCACCGGGCGTGTCGCCATCAGTCTGGCTTGCCGAATCGGCGGAGTAAGGCTGATTGACAATATCACTTTGAAGGTGAAGTAG
- a CDS encoding LytR C-terminal domain-containing protein, with the protein MSLGVLAFVGSFVINIMKGESAPAPDSAEAIVPMALRVQILNGCGIAGAASTFSRHVKTNAGPDFIVDVLDEGNFESFQQEKTLLIARKAKHDHAARFAAKIGLSPDRISFKELESNFYDIDYSLVVGADYEKLIALKKPN; encoded by the coding sequence GTGTCACTGGGAGTATTGGCTTTTGTCGGTTCGTTTGTCATAAACATCATGAAGGGCGAATCGGCGCCTGCGCCGGATTCTGCCGAAGCGATTGTGCCGATGGCGTTGCGCGTGCAGATACTTAACGGCTGCGGAATCGCCGGGGCGGCCTCGACATTCTCGCGTCACGTTAAGACGAACGCTGGACCTGATTTCATAGTTGATGTTCTTGATGAGGGGAATTTTGAATCATTTCAGCAGGAGAAGACACTTCTGATAGCGCGCAAGGCAAAGCACGATCATGCGGCACGTTTTGCGGCGAAAATCGGATTGTCGCCCGACCGGATCAGCTTTAAGGAACTTGAAAGCAATTTTTACGATATAGATTATTCACTGGTAGTTGGCGCCGACTATGAAAAGTTGATCGCGCTCAAGAAACCAAACTGA
- a CDS encoding DUF1385 domain-containing protein — MADFQVGGQAVIEGVMIRSATHISTAVRRADNSILVKTTEHTPLSKRYKFFALPIIRGFISLFEMMWIGISSLNFSAEIAGQDIDLQEGKAPEEIKKTSSIMLALSIVFALGMGVVFFFFLPLWVASLFGLGKDALMFNVVAGSVRVVFFLGYVSLLTLFKDFRRIFEYHGAEHKSIWAWEMKDDLTAIAAKKYTTLHPRCGTSFILIVALFAILIFAISDTLFQVITGQPPNLFVRFALHFSLLPIVSGGSYELLKLSGKTRDNKLTKILIKPGLWLQLITTKEPSLDQLEVAIVAVKASLQMPQDIEVREFADA; from the coding sequence ATGGCAGATTTCCAGGTAGGCGGACAAGCGGTAATTGAGGGCGTCATGATTCGTTCAGCGACGCATATCTCGACTGCAGTTCGCCGCGCCGATAATTCGATACTTGTCAAGACGACCGAGCACACGCCGCTGTCGAAGCGCTACAAGTTTTTTGCGCTGCCGATCATACGCGGATTTATCTCGTTGTTTGAGATGATGTGGATCGGAATCTCATCGCTGAATTTTTCGGCCGAAATTGCCGGACAAGATATTGATCTTCAAGAGGGCAAGGCGCCGGAAGAGATCAAGAAGACGAGTTCGATCATGCTGGCATTGAGCATTGTGTTTGCGCTGGGCATGGGTGTGGTGTTTTTCTTTTTCTTGCCGCTGTGGGTAGCCTCGTTGTTTGGACTGGGCAAGGACGCGCTGATGTTCAACGTTGTTGCCGGATCGGTGCGAGTGGTGTTTTTCCTCGGGTATGTCTCGTTGTTGACGCTGTTCAAAGATTTCCGGCGGATATTCGAGTACCACGGTGCAGAGCACAAGTCGATCTGGGCCTGGGAAATGAAAGATGATCTTACCGCGATTGCCGCAAAGAAGTACACGACTCTTCATCCGCGCTGCGGGACGTCGTTTATTCTGATCGTGGCGTTGTTTGCGATTTTGATTTTTGCGATATCGGATACGCTGTTCCAGGTGATTACCGGACAGCCGCCGAATTTGTTCGTTCGTTTTGCCCTGCATTTTTCGCTTCTGCCGATAGTCTCCGGCGGTTCATACGAACTGCTCAAGCTCTCCGGCAAGACGCGCGATAATAAGCTCACCAAGATATTGATCAAGCCGGGACTGTGGCTGCAACTGATTACGACCAAAGAGCCGAGTCTTGACCAGCTCGAGGTCGCGATTGTTGCGGTGAAAGCCTCGCTGCAAATGCCTCAAGATATAGAAGTCCGTGAATTCGCCGATGCTTGA
- the rpmE gene encoding 50S ribosomal protein L31, with the protein MKPDIHPKYNKVMIKCACGSEFETRSTTKDTIMVEICAQCHPFYTGKQKLLDTAGRIDRFRRKYGQTAGATEKKSEQ; encoded by the coding sequence GTGAAACCGGATATTCATCCCAAGTACAATAAGGTCATGATCAAATGTGCCTGCGGCAGCGAGTTTGAAACCCGCTCGACCACGAAGGACACGATCATGGTTGAAATTTGCGCTCAGTGCCATCCGTTCTACACCGGCAAGCAGAAACTACTGGATACGGCAGGCCGTATCGACCGTTTCCGCCGCAAGTACGGCCAAACAGCCGGCGCTACCGAAAAGAAGTCGGAACAGTAA
- a CDS encoding aspartate 1-decarboxylase: MYLTMFKSKIHRATVTDANLKYEGSLELDPLLMKAANILESEKVQVVNVANGERFETYTILGKPGSGTVCLNGPAARLGQVGDEVIIITYVLLTPEQAANHKPIVVKVDKNNKILA, from the coding sequence ATGTATCTTACGATGTTCAAATCGAAAATCCACCGCGCTACCGTAACTGATGCCAATCTCAAGTATGAGGGTTCGCTTGAACTTGACCCACTCTTGATGAAGGCAGCGAACATTCTCGAAAGCGAGAAGGTGCAGGTGGTCAATGTTGCCAATGGTGAACGGTTTGAGACCTACACGATTCTTGGCAAGCCGGGATCGGGTACCGTGTGTCTCAATGGACCGGCGGCGCGACTTGGTCAAGTTGGCGACGAAGTTATCATAATCACCTATGTTCTGCTGACTCCCGAACAAGCGGCGAATCACAAACCGATTGTCGTCAAGGTCGACAAAAACAACAAGATCCTCGCGTGA
- the rsfS gene encoding ribosome silencing factor: MTPNELAHKIADLALDKKAYDIKILDLRKLSAVCDYFVICTVDADVQARAVADHIVDELRDTGVKVWHREGYSSLRWVLLDYVDVVVHVFQRDVREFYGLEDLWGDAPSEEIAA, translated from the coding sequence TTGACTCCAAATGAACTGGCTCACAAGATAGCCGATCTGGCGCTCGACAAGAAAGCCTATGACATCAAAATACTCGACCTGCGCAAGTTGTCCGCGGTCTGCGATTATTTCGTGATCTGCACGGTAGATGCCGATGTGCAGGCGCGCGCAGTAGCGGATCACATTGTCGACGAACTCCGGGACACCGGGGTTAAAGTCTGGCACCGGGAAGGATACAGCAGTCTGCGCTGGGTATTGCTTGACTATGTCGATGTTGTAGTGCATGTGTTCCAACGCGACGTTCGCGAGTTCTACGGTCTTGAAGACCTGTGGGGCGACGCACCGTCGGAGGAAATCGCAGCCTAA
- a CDS encoding NTP transferase domain-containing protein yields the protein MAIVLAAGLGKRMKSDLPKVLHPVGGKPVIRVIADMLKSMGLAKTVFVIGYARELVKSELSGEPNFSFVVQEEQRGTGHAVMMAEESYRNFKGSILVLAGDVPLLRKETLEKLIARQRELKAAGIVVSFAPPNTEKYGRIVRGSDGKIKAIVEFADCNSEQINIPEVNTGLYVFDAEALAPALAKLDSNNAQGELYITDVMRILMLDGKVTECIQLEDYREGLGFNDPDELKQLEAIFFELKR from the coding sequence ATGGCAATAGTCCTGGCTGCCGGGCTGGGGAAGAGAATGAAATCGGATTTGCCGAAGGTGCTTCATCCGGTCGGCGGCAAACCGGTGATTCGAGTTATTGCAGACATGCTTAAGAGCATGGGTCTGGCGAAGACCGTTTTTGTGATCGGATACGCCCGAGAATTGGTGAAATCAGAACTGAGCGGCGAGCCGAATTTTTCGTTTGTTGTTCAGGAAGAACAGCGCGGTACCGGTCATGCAGTGATGATGGCAGAGGAGTCGTATCGTAATTTCAAGGGAAGCATTTTGGTGCTTGCCGGTGATGTGCCGCTTCTGCGTAAAGAGACGCTGGAGAAGCTGATAGCTCGTCAGCGGGAGCTTAAGGCGGCTGGGATCGTCGTTTCTTTTGCTCCGCCGAATACCGAGAAGTATGGACGGATTGTCCGCGGTTCCGACGGCAAGATTAAGGCGATTGTGGAATTTGCCGATTGTAATAGTGAGCAAATCAACATCCCGGAGGTCAACACCGGGCTGTATGTATTCGATGCCGAGGCACTGGCGCCGGCGTTGGCGAAGCTGGATTCGAACAATGCTCAGGGCGAGTTGTACATCACGGATGTGATGCGGATTCTGATGTTGGACGGCAAGGTAACGGAGTGTATCCAGCTTGAGGATTATCGCGAGGGGTTGGGATTTAACGATCCTGATGAGCTAAAACAACTTGAAGCGATCTTTTTTGAATTAAAACGTTGA
- the prfA gene encoding peptide chain release factor 1: MLDLVKSFEDKLDKLAMDLSDPKVAADNQRFRKLSREHKEVAEIVAVGREYRKLVQTITEADRIITENADSDLVELAQAEKEEAEAHHDEVAKKLKLLLSPRDPNDSKDVILEIRAGTGGDEAALFAADLYRMYSRYADNKGLKIELLSSNPTGGGGFKEVILAVSGEDVFARLKFESGVHRVQRVPATEASGRIHTSAASVAVLPEADEVDIEINPSELRIDVFRSSGPGGQSVNTTDSAVRITHLPTNTVVSCQDEKSQLKNKVKALKVLRARLLDRAIAEQQEKIASARKTMVGSGDRSAKIRTYNFPQSRVTDHRINLTLHKLNDILAGDLDDLITPLQEQEQEERLKKAGELAGVN, encoded by the coding sequence ATGCTTGATCTCGTCAAATCATTCGAAGATAAACTCGATAAGCTTGCGATGGATTTGAGCGACCCGAAAGTGGCCGCCGATAACCAGCGTTTTCGCAAATTGTCACGCGAACACAAAGAAGTCGCGGAGATCGTCGCGGTTGGCCGCGAGTACCGCAAGCTGGTGCAGACGATTACGGAAGCGGACCGCATCATTACTGAGAACGCCGATTCTGATTTAGTCGAATTGGCGCAAGCTGAAAAGGAAGAAGCTGAGGCGCATCACGACGAAGTCGCCAAAAAGTTGAAGCTTCTTTTGTCACCGCGCGATCCGAACGACTCGAAGGATGTCATTTTGGAAATTCGTGCCGGTACCGGCGGCGACGAGGCGGCACTGTTTGCGGCTGATTTGTACCGAATGTATTCGCGTTATGCAGACAACAAAGGTTTGAAGATTGAGTTGCTTAGCTCGAATCCTACCGGTGGCGGCGGATTTAAGGAAGTGATTCTTGCCGTAAGCGGTGAGGATGTCTTTGCGCGTCTCAAGTTTGAATCGGGTGTGCACCGTGTTCAGCGCGTGCCGGCGACGGAAGCTTCGGGACGGATTCATACTTCAGCAGCGTCGGTGGCAGTACTGCCGGAAGCGGACGAAGTGGATATCGAGATCAATCCCAGCGAACTGCGAATCGATGTGTTCCGGTCATCGGGACCGGGTGGGCAGTCGGTCAATACTACAGATTCAGCTGTGCGAATTACACATCTGCCGACAAATACGGTGGTGAGTTGTCAGGATGAAAAGTCGCAATTGAAGAACAAGGTCAAAGCCCTCAAAGTGCTGCGTGCGCGTTTGCTTGACCGGGCAATTGCCGAGCAACAGGAGAAGATTGCCTCGGCGCGCAAGACGATGGTTGGTTCGGGTGACAGGTCGGCGAAGATTCGGACATACAATTTTCCACAGAGCCGGGTCACGGATCACCGCATCAATCTGACTTTACATAAGCTTAATGATATTTTAGCCGGCGATTTGGACGACTTGATCACGCCGCTGCAGGAGCAGGAGCAGGAGGAACGTCTCAAGAAAGCCGGCGAGTTGGCGGGGGTGAATTGA
- the rho gene encoding transcription termination factor Rho, whose protein sequence is MDIVELKSRTIAELLKTAEELEIPGVSGLRKSELIFKILEAKTEKDGLIFGEGVLEILEEGYGFLRSADYNYLPGPDDIYVSPSQIKRFDLRTGDIISGQVRPPKESERYFALLKIEAVNFENPDVAKHKILFDNLTPLYPNEKFQLETIPEEQTTRVMDLMCPLGKGQRALIVSPPKAGKTIILQKIANSITTNHPECKLIVLLIDERPEEVTDMKRSVKGEVVSSTFDEPAERHVQVAEMVLQKAKRLVEHQHHVVILLDSITRLARAHNSVVPHSGKILSGGVDSNALQRPKRFFGAARNIEEGGSLTIVGTALIETGSRMDEVIFEEFKGTGNSEIVLDRRLADRRVFPAMDINRSSTRKEELLIEEVSLARIWILRKFLADMNAIEAMEFLLDRLKKAKTNKKFLDSMKD, encoded by the coding sequence ATGGACATTGTCGAACTGAAAAGTAGAACCATTGCGGAGCTGTTGAAAACCGCCGAGGAATTGGAAATTCCCGGGGTTTCCGGTTTACGCAAATCCGAGCTGATCTTCAAGATTCTCGAAGCCAAGACGGAAAAGGACGGACTCATCTTCGGTGAGGGCGTTCTGGAAATTCTTGAAGAAGGCTACGGCTTTCTGCGCTCGGCTGATTACAATTACCTTCCCGGGCCGGACGATATCTACGTTTCGCCATCGCAGATCAAGCGATTCGATTTGCGCACCGGCGATATTATTTCCGGGCAAGTGCGACCGCCGAAGGAATCAGAGCGATATTTTGCGCTGCTTAAGATCGAGGCAGTCAATTTCGAGAATCCGGATGTTGCCAAGCACAAGATTCTCTTCGACAACCTGACGCCGCTTTACCCCAACGAAAAATTCCAGCTTGAGACGATACCGGAAGAGCAGACCACTCGCGTGATGGATCTGATGTGTCCGCTGGGCAAGGGACAGCGCGCATTGATCGTGTCGCCGCCGAAGGCTGGTAAGACGATCATTCTGCAGAAGATTGCCAATTCGATTACAACGAATCACCCGGAATGCAAGTTGATTGTATTGCTGATCGACGAGCGTCCGGAAGAAGTCACCGACATGAAGCGCTCGGTCAAGGGCGAAGTGGTGTCTTCGACATTTGACGAACCGGCGGAACGCCATGTGCAAGTTGCCGAGATGGTGTTGCAGAAGGCGAAGCGGTTGGTGGAGCATCAGCATCACGTTGTGATTTTGCTCGACTCGATTACCCGTCTGGCGCGCGCACACAACTCGGTGGTGCCGCACTCGGGCAAGATTCTTTCGGGCGGCGTTGACTCGAACGCATTGCAGCGTCCGAAGCGATTCTTCGGCGCGGCGCGTAATATCGAAGAGGGCGGTTCGTTGACGATTGTCGGAACGGCGTTGATCGAGACCGGCTCGCGCATGGACGAAGTGATTTTCGAAGAATTCAAAGGCACCGGTAACTCGGAAATCGTGCTTGACCGCAGACTGGCGGATCGGCGCGTGTTCCCGGCGATGGATATCAATCGTTCATCGACGCGTAAGGAAGAGCTTCTGATTGAAGAGGTGTCTTTGGCGCGTATCTGGATTTTGCGCAAGTTTTTGGCGGACATGAATGCGATTGAGGCGATGGAGTTCTTGTTGGATCGTTTGAAGAAGGCGAAGACGAACAAGAAGTTTTTGGATTCGATGAAGGATTAG